One bacterium genomic window, CAGTCGCAATCGGGGCACATCTCGCGCCGTCAGGTTTTTCTGATCGCGCTGTTTCTCTGCCTTTGCCATGCGATTGTCGAGGACACGTTGCTGTTCGTCGTGGTCGGCGCCAATCCCTGGGTCCTGGTGATCACCCGGTTTGTGGCGGCGATGCTGATTGTCTACATTTTCTCCCGGCTGGCCTGGCCGATCCGGCCGGAGCCGGAGGAGGTTGCAACTGAGCATGTTTGAGACCACGCGCCGTCACATCTACCTCGCCGGATTCATGGGCACCGGCAAGACCGCCGTCGGCGAGCGTCTCGCCGCCCGACTGGGCTGGCATTTCATCGACTTGGATGCGATGATCGTCGCCCTGCGCCATCGCGGCATCCCGGAGATCTTCCGTAGTGAAGGGGAGTCGGGCTTCCGGCATCTCGAGTCGCGCGCGCTGCGTCTGGCGGCTGTTTCACCCCACACGGTGATCGCGCTGGGGGGTGGGACACCGTTGCGGCCAGCGAACGTCAACGTCGTGCGTGCCACCGGCCGCTGCTGGCTTTTGACCGCCGAGCCGGGCGCCATCTGGGACCGTGTCCGGCACACCTTGGCCGAGCGGCCGTTGTTGGCCGACGTGACGACACTCTCCGGCGATGATGCCGCGCGTCGGAGGCGTTTCGAGGAAGTTATTGCGCCGCTCCTGGCCGAACGACGCGCCGCCTACGAGCGCATCGCCGACTTCACCATCGACACAACGCGTCTGTCGGTGGATGAAGTGGTCTCCCGCATCGAATCCGACTTTCACGCCGCCACCCAGCGTCAGGATCATCCATGAGCGCCACACGTCCGCTTCGTCCCACCCTCATCGGACAGACGCCCGGCGCGCGTGTGCCGGTCTATCTCCGTCCGGACATTGCCACGCTGCTGCCGCGATTGCTCGGCAAAGTTCCGGCGTCGACCACGGCGCTGGTGGTGGTGACCGATATGACCGTGGCGCGTCTCCACCTGGGACCGCTGAACCGTGCCCTGACCGCCGCGGGATGGCGGGTCGACCGCTACGTTCTGCCGCCGGGTGAGCGCATCAAGACCCGCGCCGTGGTCGATTCCCTCCATGAGCGCTGGTTTCGTCAGGGCTACGATCGCTCCACTCCGGTCATCGCCTTCGGAGGCGGGACAGTCGGCGACGCCGCCGGCTTTGCCGCCGCCACCTTCATGCGCGGCCTGCCGCTGTGGCAGGCGCCGACCACCATCGTCGGACAAGTCGATTCCGCTCTCGGCGGCAAAGTCGGCATCAACCACCGACTGGGGAAAAACCTGATCGGCTGTTTCTATCAGCCCACCGGGGTGGTCATCGATCCGACTCTGCTTGCGACCTTGCCATCGCGCGAACTGCGCGCCGGGCTGGCGGAGGTGGTGAAATACGGCGTCATCGATGATCCGGCGTTGTTTGAGACATGCGAGCGACGTCTCCCGTCCTGGGTGCGCGGGGACCGTCCCATCGATGCCGCGGTAATCGCCGCCTGCGCCGCCATCAAACTGCGGATCGTCGAGGCCGATGAACACGACCGCGGATTGCGGCACCGGCTCAATTTCGGCCATACGCTCGGCCACGCGCTCGAGGCATGGGGCAAGTACCGTATCTTCCGCCATGGGGAGGCGGTCACGTTGGGAATGGTGGGGGTCGCTTCCATCGCGGCGGCACGGGGAGTCTTCCCGTCGTCGGATCTCGCGCGGCTGGAGTCGCTCTGCAGGCCGCTGGCGCCTTCGATCTGGTCCCCGCGTTTTGTGCCCGAAGCGGTCATCGCGCATCTGGCGCTGGACAAGAAACGCCAGGGTGGACGCAACACCTGGCTGTTGCCGCGGCGCATCGGGGCAGTGGCGAGCGTGCGCGATGTGGCCGACAATGAAATAGTGGAGGCGCTGCGGTACGTGCGGCGCTGGTTGGACTCGACCAAGTGAGGACCGCGTGGCGCATACGATTCTGGTAATCAACGGCCCCAATCTCAACCGTCTGGGAATGCGCGAGCCGCACATCTATGGCTCCGAGACACTGGATGAACTCAACGCCCGGATCCGCGCGCGCGCCCAGGATCTGGGCCTGCAGGCCGAGTTTTTCCAGTCCAACCACGAGGGGGCATTGATCGACCGTCTCCACGCCCATGGCCCCGTTGAGGGGATCGTCCTCAATCCCGGCGGACTGGCGCACACCTCCGTCTCGTTGCGCGACGCCGTGGCGTCGCTCTCGATCCCGGTCATCGAAGTCCACATCTCCAACATTCACGCCCGCGAGCCCTTCCGCCACACCTCGTTGCTGTCGGGCGCCTGCCGCGGGGTCATCGTCGGGTTGGGCACTTACGGTTACCTGCTGGCGGTCGACTGCATGGCGCGCCTGATCCTCGACCGTTAGTGTAGTATTTGGCGTTGTCCGCCGCTTCGCAGTACCTTGGGCGCCAACCCCGGCGGCCCATGGAAACCCCTTCGACTCCCATCTCACGCGACATCGAATCGGTGCTGCGCGGCCACCCGTACCAGGCGATCCTGCGCCTGGCGTGGCCGGCCACCGTGTCGATGATCCTGCATACGTTGTTTGCGGTGGTCGACCTGATCTGGGTGGGTCGTCTCGGCGCCGCGCCGATTGCCGCGGTGATCTCCGCCACCTTCGTGCTCTGGATCATGTACTCGCTGGTGAGCGTGCTCTCCACCGGCGTGGTGGCGATGGTCTCGCGGTTTCTCGGGGCGGGGGACTATGACCGCGCCCGCGATGTCGCCGGCGAGACCTGGCGGTTCGGGCTGATGTTCGCCGCGTTCATCGCCCTGCCGGGGTTCTTCTTCCGCCGTCCGATCATCGATGTCATGCATCTGGAGCCGCTGGTCGCCGAGACTGCCTCCACCTATCTGGGCATCTACTTTCTGACCGCCTTTTTCATCGTGCTGTCCGAGTGGGCGGCGGCGCTGTTCCGCGCCTCGGGCAACACACGGACCCCGCTGGTGGTCTTCGCCGTCGGGCTCGGTTTCAACATGGTGCTCGATCCGTTGTTCATCTTCGGCATCGGGCCCTTCCCGCGGATGGAAACCGCGGGGGCGGCGGTGGCGACGGCGATCTCCTATGGCATCTCGACTTCGCTCA contains:
- the aroQ gene encoding type II 3-dehydroquinate dehydratase translates to MAHTILVINGPNLNRLGMREPHIYGSETLDELNARIRARAQDLGLQAEFFQSNHEGALIDRLHAHGPVEGIVLNPGGLAHTSVSLRDAVASLSIPVIEVHISNIHAREPFRHTSLLSGACRGVIVGLGTYGYLLAVDCMARLILDR
- the aroB gene encoding 3-dehydroquinate synthase — protein: MSATRPLRPTLIGQTPGARVPVYLRPDIATLLPRLLGKVPASTTALVVVTDMTVARLHLGPLNRALTAAGWRVDRYVLPPGERIKTRAVVDSLHERWFRQGYDRSTPVIAFGGGTVGDAAGFAAATFMRGLPLWQAPTTIVGQVDSALGGKVGINHRLGKNLIGCFYQPTGVVIDPTLLATLPSRELRAGLAEVVKYGVIDDPALFETCERRLPSWVRGDRPIDAAVIAACAAIKLRIVEADEHDRGLRHRLNFGHTLGHALEAWGKYRIFRHGEAVTLGMVGVASIAAARGVFPSSDLARLESLCRPLAPSIWSPRFVPEAVIAHLALDKKRQGGRNTWLLPRRIGAVASVRDVADNEIVEALRYVRRWLDSTK
- a CDS encoding shikimate kinase translates to MFETTRRHIYLAGFMGTGKTAVGERLAARLGWHFIDLDAMIVALRHRGIPEIFRSEGESGFRHLESRALRLAAVSPHTVIALGGGTPLRPANVNVVRATGRCWLLTAEPGAIWDRVRHTLAERPLLADVTTLSGDDAARRRRFEEVIAPLLAERRAAYERIADFTIDTTRLSVDEVVSRIESDFHAATQRQDHP